A part of Vicinamibacteria bacterium genomic DNA contains:
- a CDS encoding carbon-nitrogen hydrolase family protein, producing the protein MSTLFAIAGIQQWISAVEENASRMESRLNVLMSVYPWVQMVVFSELAFFGPLTVNAQPFPNKTEDRFRELARRHGIWLVPGSMFERDGERIYNTASIIDPEGNLVGRYRKMFPFYPYEEGVSGGEEFFVFDVPEIGRFGVSVCYDMWFPETSRTLAAMGAEVILHPTLTSSIDRDVELAIARATAAQQQLFFFDVNGAGDGGIGRSIVVGPHGDVLHQGAAGEEMFPLEIDLDRVRRSREVGLRGLGQALKSFRDRTVQFPVYGPNWREHGFFHELGPLEKPTRGSKKGLRPAARTEVKE; encoded by the coding sequence ATGAGCACGTTATTCGCCATCGCTGGTATCCAGCAATGGATCTCCGCCGTCGAAGAGAACGCGAGCCGCATGGAGAGTCGGCTGAACGTGCTGATGAGCGTCTATCCCTGGGTTCAGATGGTCGTGTTCAGCGAGCTCGCGTTCTTCGGTCCGCTAACGGTGAACGCCCAGCCGTTCCCCAACAAGACGGAAGACCGCTTCCGGGAGCTCGCGCGGAGACACGGCATCTGGCTTGTTCCCGGGAGCATGTTCGAGCGCGACGGCGAGCGCATCTACAATACCGCCAGCATCATCGACCCGGAGGGCAACCTCGTGGGGCGTTACCGAAAGATGTTCCCTTTCTACCCCTACGAAGAGGGCGTGTCGGGGGGGGAGGAGTTTTTCGTCTTCGACGTTCCCGAAATCGGCCGGTTCGGAGTCTCGGTGTGCTACGACATGTGGTTTCCCGAGACTTCGCGCACCCTCGCGGCGATGGGGGCCGAGGTCATCCTCCACCCCACGCTCACTTCGAGCATCGATCGCGACGTGGAGCTCGCCATCGCGCGGGCTACTGCCGCCCAGCAGCAGCTCTTCTTTTTCGACGTGAACGGCGCGGGTGATGGTGGCATCGGCCGGTCCATCGTCGTGGGCCCGCACGGAGACGTGCTCCATCAGGGAGCCGCGGGCGAAGAGATGTTCCCGCTCGAGATCGACCTCGACCGCGTCCGCCGGAGCCGCGAGGTCGGTTTGCGCGGGCTCGGCCAGGCTCTCAAGAGCTTCCGTGACCGGACGGTGCAGTTTCCCGTTTACGGTCCCAACTGGCGCGAGCACGGTTTCTTCCACGAGCTCGGTCCGCTCGAGAAGCCGACCCGGGGATCCAAGAAAGGCCTGCGCCCGGCGGCCCGGACGGAGGTGAAGGAATGA
- a CDS encoding protein kinase yields MSSSRWQEVKSIVDAALERDESERARFLEEACRDPDLRREVESLLGFQSTGFLERSPVEPALESERDDPSGALVGQMLSNYKVLSELSRGGMGIVYRALDVKLKREVAIKVLPPHLMANQERKRRFIREAQAAAALEHPHIGVIYEIDDVGDLTFIVMELIQGEKLSDLLSRERLGAKRSLRLITEIAEGLSRAHERGIVHRDVKPGNVMITKDGHAKIIDFGLAKLVEPSGARDTAAFTATAARTDPGVVVGTVSYMSPEQARGEAVDHRSDIFSLGILLYEMLTGKLPFRGPSGAETLNAIINTPAPPIEASVEYPPRLQRILDRCLAKRPEERYAHMAPLVSDLRAAEWDARRPSDRFRIVPRSIRLTAAIVAVAVVVGIGVTAYLSRDRPRPELSQPVQVTLALGVEDYPAWSPDGRFLAYASSESGVFRGGNWDIEIAQLGSGAPLNRTRDYDGVDSYPSWSPDGSQIAFHSGRDGGGVFLMSPLGGTPRRIVPPERSQHAEFSSAPCWSRHGTELAFIDHTELEVLTLATGAFRRFSLPGSSATRYDPSWSPDEKLIAYVAAQNRTATVTQLWVLRLADGEALPLTDGKSKVWSPGWSLDGRSMYFVSDRGGAMDLWQLAVAPDGRPRGEPRALTVGVGMRRAALSADGTRLAYSDGGRIANLWRVPIFEDRAATWSDAEQLTFDQSLITFVEVSPDGRRLAFNSRRAGNTDLWVLPAGGGEMQQLTTDPSPDWSPSWSPDGKQIAFYSLRSGTRHLWVLPVAGGEARQLTNSDFEDYSPRWSPDGSSIVFFSLRSGNMDIWVIPAEGGEARQFTDDPHGDFSPQWSPDGQRLVWVSTRDSEVPKLWRIAVDGGVAERLTRGPAWYPIYSQDGSHVYFTGYGERAGNLWEVPAEGGPERPVTDLRGKRGSLGSESLTTDGEHLYFAWEEDIGDIWVMDVSER; encoded by the coding sequence ATGAGCTCCTCCCGCTGGCAAGAGGTCAAGTCTATCGTCGACGCTGCCCTGGAGCGTGACGAGTCGGAACGAGCGCGTTTCCTCGAGGAGGCCTGCCGGGACCCCGACCTCCGCCGGGAGGTGGAGTCCCTCCTGGGCTTCCAAAGCACCGGCTTTCTCGAACGCTCACCCGTCGAACCGGCGCTGGAGTCGGAGCGGGACGATCCGTCCGGGGCGCTCGTCGGCCAGATGCTCTCGAACTACAAAGTGCTCTCGGAGCTCAGCCGCGGCGGGATGGGCATCGTCTACCGCGCTCTCGACGTGAAGCTGAAACGAGAAGTCGCCATCAAGGTCCTTCCGCCGCATCTCATGGCGAATCAGGAGCGCAAGCGTCGCTTCATCCGGGAGGCCCAGGCCGCCGCGGCCCTCGAGCATCCTCACATCGGTGTCATCTACGAGATCGACGACGTCGGCGACCTGACGTTCATCGTCATGGAACTGATACAGGGCGAGAAGCTGTCGGACTTGCTCTCTCGGGAACGTCTCGGCGCCAAGCGGTCGCTTCGCCTGATTACGGAGATTGCCGAAGGTCTCTCGCGCGCGCACGAGAGAGGCATCGTTCATCGGGACGTCAAGCCGGGAAACGTCATGATCACCAAGGACGGGCACGCGAAGATCATCGATTTCGGGCTCGCAAAACTCGTGGAGCCTTCCGGCGCTCGCGATACGGCAGCCTTCACGGCAACCGCGGCGAGGACGGACCCCGGCGTCGTCGTGGGGACGGTGTCGTACATGTCTCCGGAGCAGGCGCGCGGCGAGGCCGTCGACCACCGGAGCGACATCTTCAGTCTGGGCATCCTCCTCTACGAGATGCTCACGGGTAAGCTCCCGTTCCGAGGCCCGAGCGGGGCCGAGACCCTGAACGCCATCATCAATACCCCGGCGCCCCCCATCGAAGCCTCGGTGGAATACCCTCCCCGCCTTCAGCGGATCCTCGATCGGTGCCTCGCGAAGAGACCGGAGGAGCGATACGCCCATATGGCCCCGCTCGTGTCGGACCTGCGGGCCGCGGAGTGGGACGCACGCCGCCCATCGGATCGCTTTCGGATCGTTCCCCGTTCGATTCGGCTCACTGCGGCGATCGTGGCGGTAGCGGTAGTGGTTGGCATTGGCGTCACCGCGTACCTCTCTCGAGACCGGCCGCGTCCCGAGCTCAGCCAGCCCGTCCAGGTGACGCTCGCCCTGGGTGTCGAGGACTACCCCGCATGGTCTCCGGACGGCCGATTCCTCGCCTACGCATCGAGCGAGAGCGGCGTCTTTCGTGGAGGAAACTGGGACATCGAAATCGCGCAGCTCGGGAGCGGTGCGCCGTTGAACCGAACGCGCGACTACGACGGCGTCGATTCCTATCCGAGCTGGTCTCCTGATGGAAGTCAGATCGCCTTTCATTCCGGCCGTGACGGAGGCGGGGTCTTTCTCATGAGTCCCTTGGGAGGCACCCCGCGTCGAATCGTTCCCCCGGAGCGCTCGCAGCACGCCGAGTTCTCGAGCGCTCCGTGCTGGTCGAGGCACGGCACCGAGCTCGCCTTCATCGACCATACCGAGCTGGAAGTCCTCACTCTTGCGACGGGCGCCTTCCGCCGGTTTTCCCTGCCGGGAAGCTCGGCAACTCGATATGATCCGAGCTGGTCGCCCGACGAAAAGCTCATCGCCTACGTCGCGGCGCAGAATCGTACCGCTACGGTGACTCAGCTCTGGGTGCTCCGCCTCGCCGATGGAGAAGCCCTTCCCCTGACCGACGGGAAGTCCAAGGTCTGGAGCCCCGGCTGGTCACTTGACGGGCGCTCGATGTACTTCGTTTCCGACCGGGGCGGCGCCATGGACCTCTGGCAGCTTGCGGTAGCGCCCGATGGGCGGCCGCGCGGCGAACCGCGTGCCCTCACGGTGGGAGTCGGCATGAGACGGGCCGCTCTCTCCGCCGATGGGACCCGGCTCGCCTACTCCGATGGCGGGCGCATCGCCAACCTCTGGCGCGTACCAATCTTCGAAGACCGCGCCGCCACCTGGAGCGACGCCGAACAGCTCACGTTCGATCAATCTCTCATCACGTTTGTAGAGGTTTCACCGGATGGACGGCGCCTCGCCTTCAACTCGCGACGAGCGGGGAATACAGACCTCTGGGTCCTGCCAGCGGGAGGGGGCGAGATGCAGCAGCTGACGACGGACCCTTCCCCCGACTGGTCGCCCTCGTGGTCGCCCGACGGAAAGCAGATCGCTTTCTACTCCCTGAGAAGCGGGACCCGCCATCTCTGGGTTCTGCCCGTAGCCGGCGGCGAGGCGCGCCAGCTCACGAACAGCGACTTCGAGGATTACTCTCCCCGTTGGTCTCCCGACGGGAGCTCCATCGTCTTCTTCTCCCTTCGAAGCGGAAACATGGACATCTGGGTGATCCCCGCCGAGGGAGGTGAGGCGCGGCAATTCACCGATGACCCCCACGGGGACTTCTCCCCTCAATGGTCACCCGACGGTCAAAGGCTGGTTTGGGTCTCGACGCGAGATTCCGAGGTCCCCAAGCTCTGGCGCATTGCCGTCGACGGCGGCGTTGCCGAGCGCCTGACCCGAGGACCGGCATGGTATCCGATCTATTCCCAGGACGGCTCTCACGTCTATTTCACGGGTTACGGAGAACGAGCAGGCAACCTTTGGGAGGTGCCGGCCGAAGGCGGGCCCGAGCGCCCGGTCACCGACTTAAGAGGCAAACGAGGAAGCCTGGGCTCGGAATCGCTCACGACCGATGGTGAGCACCTTTACTTCGCCTGGGAGGAAGACATCGGCGACATCTGGGTCATGGATGTATCGGAGCGTTGA
- a CDS encoding DUF6483 family protein: MFQRDYILRLLEQFARAIGAILTLRKAGRLDDAEAAIAEASREFVGLDVDTLLALPVEQVVALLSPGGSPDPAKCLVVAELLFEKGEVSTLRDDEASAYRARLRSLGLLLEVSGREGLVRIPEGDRYRRRIDTLLETLSSYGRVAEIEKRLVRHYEREGDFAAAEDTVFELLDSGHAEIVPEAIDLYKRLLRRSDEELERGRLPRDEVEESLARLHQKGGM; this comes from the coding sequence GTGTTTCAGCGGGACTACATCCTTCGTCTGCTGGAACAGTTTGCCAGAGCGATCGGCGCCATCCTGACGCTCCGGAAGGCGGGGCGGCTCGACGACGCCGAGGCCGCCATCGCCGAGGCATCACGCGAGTTCGTCGGTCTCGACGTCGATACGCTGCTCGCGTTGCCGGTCGAGCAGGTCGTCGCACTCCTGAGCCCGGGAGGGAGCCCCGATCCGGCCAAGTGCCTGGTCGTCGCCGAGCTCTTGTTCGAGAAAGGAGAGGTGAGCACGCTCCGAGACGACGAGGCTTCCGCTTACCGGGCCCGTCTTCGCTCGCTCGGGCTGCTTTTGGAAGTCTCCGGCCGCGAAGGCCTCGTGCGCATCCCCGAGGGCGATCGCTATCGTCGCCGAATCGATACCTTGCTCGAAACTCTCTCGAGCTATGGACGGGTCGCTGAGATCGAGAAGAGGCTCGTGCGCCACTACGAGCGCGAAGGCGATTTCGCCGCCGCCGAGGACACGGTGTTCGAGCTCCTGGATTCGGGCCACGCAGAGATCGTTCCCGAGGCGATCGATCTCTACAAGAGGTTGCTTCGCAGGAGCGACGAGGAGCTCGAGCGAGGAAGGCTTCCTCGAGATGAGGTGGAAGAAAGCCTCGCCCGACTGCACCAGAAAGGTGGGATGTAG